The stretch of DNA GGGTCCGTCCGACGTCAACCAGATGACAAAGAATCTTGTCCATCGTCCCCGAATCGTCAATCGACAACGAAGGAACCAGATCGCCCGGATCAGGGCCGCCGGCAAGCACCGCCGGAATATCAAGCTCGTTAAGCAACTCCGGCCGGGGATCTTGCGAGCGCAGATCGACCAACACCACACCGTCCACGCGCTTGCGCTTGCTCCAATCACGATAGATGGAAAGCTCTTCCTGCAACGATTGCGCGGGCCTGTACAAGATGCCGTACCCCTTGCGGCTCAATGAATCATGAAGCCCGGCCATAAAATGCAGCATGAACGACTCGGTCTGCAGATTGCCGCCGGAACGCGATGGCACGAAGCCTACCGTCATCGTGCGTGACGAACTCAATGCCTGCGCGGCATAGACCGGACTCCAGCCCAAGCGTTCGGCTGCCGCCTTGACCTTGCGCTTGGTCTTCTCGGACACCCCGGGTTTGTCGTTCACGGCAAAAGAAACAGCCGTCTGAGAGATTCCCAGTTCGTCGGCCACGTCCTTGAGACTTACGCGTTTGGACGCATTTGCACCACTTTGATGCATCGACCCAAGTTTCTTCGAACTCACGTGTAATCTGCCTCTCGCCTTTGACGACAATTGTTCAGTGGCATTACCCAGCACGAAAACGCCATGCAATTGCAACCTGATTCTACAGGCTACTAGGCTCTCTCGGCAAAACCGATTTAGTTGCCTCTTGTTATCTCACTAATTGACCATTATTATTATAATTAATTAACATACAGTGCATTATTATTACAAAATTATAATTTATGGGCGATGCTGAATTCCTGCCACCGCCATAGGCAATAGCTTGCGGCTACCAACGCAACTTTTCTCAATGAACTCTTTATATGACTTCATCACTGCTCTTTTCTTGACAACAATCGACGCTCTTGTTTTCCAACACAAAGCGGTATCAACATGTGTCGTTTCAGCAACATCGAATGAAACATCATCAACCATGGAAACAACTACAAATTTGTCGGCGCTATGACACCGTAAGGAGCTTGCATATCGTCAAGCAGCTCCACCCTGCTCCCTTCTTTGACGTCGAATACCGCCTCATAGGGCAGAACACGAGATATAACTGAATCTTCTGAAGCCCTGCGCTGACGAGCGCTGAAAATGGCGACAAGCCGGCGTTGGCGGGGAATCAGACTTCCTCCGCTGGTACGGATAAACAGATTGACTGCCCTGCCCTTCCACTCACTTTGCGATTGTGACGGCGAGGGCGTTCCCAGTTGCATGGAGATCCTTATTTTGCCGACAAGGTCCTCATTGCGACGCACCTCTATCGCATTGTTTTCGCAGGAAACCACGCGCAGCACCTGAGCACTTTCAATCACTATTTTCTCGGCCCTAACGGGTGAAATATCCGAGAATCCGAATGGATAGAGCACAGGGGCCTTTGCATCCTTATAGACGTTGGATGCCGGCTGCCTGTCGTTGTAATGCACCGGTTCCACGCCATCTGTGGAAGGCAAAGTTACCGACAACATACCGGTGCATACGTTTCTGCCGAGGATAGCGGAAGCCACGGCTTCGGCACCGTAAGGTCCGGCGTACCCCGCCCAAATCACCTTGTCGGAATACGAGTTGAGCTGTGTCAGCACCTGCGGTCTGCCTGAAACGACTACCGAGACCACGGGTGACGAAGAGGTGCCATGCACATATTCCAGCCATTCATCCTGATGCCAAGGCAGGCGAATCGAAGCCAGATCCACGCCCTCCCCTCCGGTCGCTCGGCTCTCGCCCGCATCTCCCGCAGCACCGTTGTCGGCAAAATCCTCTTTGTAGAGCCGCTCGCTTGTGCCGCCGGCGACGTTGACGATCAATGCCGCTTCACGTAGCAAAGCGTCGTCTTTCTCGCCCATCGGCAATAGACGCACATCGCTGTCAGGTAAGAGCATATGCATCTGCCGATAGAGCGTGGTCCGCTTTTCCAGCGACAAAGGCGCGGTATAGTCGCCATAAAAACAAGCCGCATCGTCGGCCAGCGCACCCGTGATCACGATGGGTCCCGGTCCAAGGCCGCTCCAATCGGCGCGACCATCATTCTTCAGTTCGACCAGGCAAGCCTGCGCGCATGCGCGGGAACAGCGTTCACCTTGCGCGAGGGCCTGACGCAATTTCGTGTTGTCGGCGGTTTGACAAAGCGAAGGATGCTGCGACCCCTTTTCGGTTGAGGTCAGATTCAGGGATTCTGGCTTATCGATATTGGCAGGCTTCGATTGTTCAGCACTGTGTGGCAACAGCGAGAACCGCTGTTTCAAAAGCAGCACCCTACGCACCGATCGATCGATTGCCGCCTCAATCGCATCGATATCGTAATGCCGACCTAAAGGCTCAAGACCGGAAGTTTCGTCCACTGAACGAATTTCGGCCACACTGGTGTCAAGCGAGGCGAAACCCTCATCCCAAAGCGAGACGTCCACCCCACCGAGCAAGGCGGCCAACCCAGCTGCCTGATTTGATCCCGTCATGGCAGACAGCCGGTCGACGGCAAGGCCATCGGCCATCACAATGCCGTCGAAGCCCAGTTCGTCGCGAAGATATGTTTTCAGTAGTTTCGGGTTGGCACAGCATGGCACGCCGTCGATGTCGTTATACGCTGCCATGAATCCATAGGCTCCGGCCTTCACAGACGCGACCACGGGTGGCAGATGAATCTCACACAGGTCATTGGAACCGATGATTGCAGACTGGCCGTTGCGCCCGCCGATGGCCTCACCTTGGGCCGCGAGATGCTTCATGACCACTGCGACACCGCCATGGCCCACCAATGACCTGCCTTCCCCTTGCATCCCCTTGACGGTTGCTTCGCACATCCGCACGGCAAGACACGGATCCTCGCCGAAACATTCCTCGCACCTTCCCCACCGCGGGTCACGGGCGATATCAAGCCCCGAAACCAACGCAATATGTACACCGCTCTCATAAAGCTCACTGCCGACACTGCGCTGAGCCTGCTCAACCAGTTCGGGGTCGAACGTCGCTCCCAGAGCAAGATTGACTGGCAAGATGGTTCCGCCGAGGGCCTGATGCCCGTGAGGAGCCTCTTCGCTCAGCAATACTCCGATACCATGCGCCCCGCGCTCGACGACCGTCTGCTGAACGAGCGCGGATGCCTCCATGCGCTCTTCGGGACGAATGCCGTTGCCCCAATCCATCTGAGACCAAGGATCGGCACGGAACAGCCCATACAAAAGCCCAAGCCCTCCCCAGCGATCGATCTCTTCCTTGAGATAATCGGAGGCCGTAAGCTTTCCATTGACCCGTTTCAGGCATTTCCAGCCGAACAGCCTTTGGTTGAGCTGTCCGACCTTTTGTGTGAGAGTCATCGATGACATCAGGTCGTCGATATCGCACGAATCTTGTGCCGAATCCATTGTTCCCCACCTTGCGAATCAACCGAAAATAATATTATTAATCACTTTTTGATACATATAGCGATAAGAAAAGAGCTGACAGAAAACCAATAACCCCAGTCTCCCAATCAGCTCCTTCCATAATGGCTATTGAGCGGCAATGGCTATTGAGCAGCCACAGCATCTTCCAGCGATGGGTCCGAGACCGCGCTATAGGCGTCGCCTGCGGTCATCGGAACCTTCACACATTCGTTGATGCCAAGTTCCTCGAGCATGCCGGCATCGTTTGCCGTTTGCGACGTGACCAAAGCCGGACGCTTGCCTTGAGAACTCAGAGACATCCACTTCTCGAAGACGGAACCACCGGGAGCGCACGCGGCACGCAACGTCGGATTGCCGGCATCATTGCATTGCACCACGACTGCCGTCGAGCGTACCGGAGGTTCCCGACGTGAGTGATACTGCCGAGCCAGTCGGGCATATTCTTCCCCGATGGGCTTAAGTTTCCCGTTCTCATCGAACAGACCGAGATCATGCTCGAATGGAGGGAAATCCGACATGGCGCTCGTCACATCATGGGAGCACCACCAGGTCACCCCATACAGGTCCGTGCAATCCATCGCATGTTCGACGGTCTTCGCGCAGAATCGCGGTGTGTCTTGCACGTCGATGACATTCTGGGGTGCACCGATCTCCTGCAGCCAGACTGGATGGTGCGGATCATCGGCAAAGGCCTTGGAAAGTTCGGCCAGGTACTCGGCATGCCGGGTCCCCGTCTCGCTCATGGCACCGTACTTCTGCGCAGTGCCATTGAAAATCCAGGAATGGATGGCGGTGATGTCGCCGATGCCTGAAGCCTGCCGGGGCTCGAAGGGATGCCCATCCTCGTACCAGACAGCATCATTTTCACTGTGCAGCAGCACATGCCCGTTGGCGTGTGCCTTCTTTTCAATCGGGTCGAGCAGCGCATGCAGCCAAGCTTGCGCATCCTCGCTGGTGGCGTTCATCCGGCGGGGATGAATCCTGTCGGCGAATTGGTTGCATTCATTGCCTATATTGAGCCCCTTGAACCGCGGGACCGTCGACAACGCATCGTATAGCGCGGAAACAAGCTCGCTTTGCGCCTCAACAGCTTGCGGGTCGGAAAACATACTGTTTTCATGCCACGAGACCAGCCACGAGGGCACGAAATCGAAACTCGACAAATGCCCCTGAAGGACGTCCGAATAGACATCGAGCCCGCGTTCACTGGCCAAAGAGGCCATGTGCCGGACGTCTTCGATACCGTCCTGATTGATCCACGTACGGTTGGGTTGCAATACCGGCCAGAGCGGGAACAGACGCACGTGATCCATTCCCAACTCAGCTATGGCATCCAAATCCCGCTTAGTCGAATCCCAATCCGGGTGAAGCCAGGAATGGAACCAACCGTGTGAGGGCGTGTAATTGACACCGAATCTCATCGTCTTCACTCCTTGATGCCGCCCTGTTCCAAGCCTTGGAAGAAGTAGCGCTGGAAGCAGGCGAAGAATATCAGAATCGGGATCAACGACACCAGAGCACCCGCAGCGATCAGTCTCGGATCGGAGACGAACATGCCCTTAAGCCTGTTCATCCCCAGTGTCAGGGTGTAGTTCTTTTCATCGGAGATGACGATCAATGGCCAGAGGAAGTCGTTCCATGCGCCGACGAAGGCGAAGATGCCCACGACGGTCATGGTGCCCTTGACCTGCGGGACGCAGACGTGAATGAACTGCTGCCAAAGATTGGCACCGTCGACTTGTGCGGCCTCTTCCAATTCCTTGGGAATGGCCTGGAAGGCGTTGGTCATCAGGAGAATATTGATGGCTCCGCACATGCCCGGCAGCGCAACCGCCAGCAACGTGTTCTGCAGGTTGATGGCCCGCATGATAAGGAACTGAGAGATGATGACGCCTTCGACGGGGATGACCATGGTGCCCATGAAAATCAGGAACACCAGTTTGCGGCCATGCCACTTGAGCCTGCCCAGCGAATAGCCGGCCATGGTCGAGAAGATGACGTTGCCGGCAATCGAAAGGGCTGCGACGATGATGGTGTTCCACATGTAATGGAAAACCGGCACCTGCTGGAAGACGTGGACGTAGTTCTGCAGCGTCGGGGTCTTGGGAATGATATAAGGCGGAACGGCGTAGACGTTGTCTCCCGGGCCTTTGAGCGAAAGGGAAAGCTCCCAGATAAAGGGACCGACCAGAAGGATGAAAACCAGGATCAGGATCCCGTATTGGACGACTTTGCCGACCGTTACTTTCTTATGGTTGCTTTTCATCAGTCCTGACCCCTCTTCTGAATGATCTGCTGGATGACGAGCATGAAGCCTACGACAACCAGCACGATCAGCGACAACGCGCTGGCATAACCGGTATGCGCCTGTATGCCCGTGCCTTCCTGCTGAATGAGCATCGACATGGTGATGTCCTGCCCGCCCGGGCCTGCCGTACCGTTGGTCAACACGTAGATTTCGTTGAACACGCGGAACGCGGCGATGGTGGAAAGCATCATGATCAACACGATGGTGGAGCGCACTCCCGGCATCGTGATGGAAACGAACTGGCGTACCGGACCCGCCCCATCGAGCGAAGCCGCTTCGTACAGCGAATCATCGATATTGGCGAGCGCCGTCATGTAGATGACCATGTAGTAGCCGAGGCCCAGCCAGATCGTGACGAACATCGAGGAGAACAGGATCAGCCAACGGTCCGTCAGGAACGGGATCGGGGTCTTGATCAGATGGAAGGTCTCCAGCAACGAATTGACGAGGCCTTTGGAATCGAGAAGATTGGTCCAGATCATGCCGACGACCACCGCGCTCATGACTACAGGCATGTAGTAGGAGGTGCGGAAGAAGCCCATGATCTTGGAATTGCCGCGGACAAGGTTCGCCAGTATCAGCGGCAGAATAATCATGAACGGAACCACGCAGATAACGTAGAGCGTGGAATTGAGCAACGCGGTCCAGAAATATTCATCGTGGAAGATGTCGATGAAGTTCTGCCAGCCGATGAACTTGCCGGGAACCAGCAAGGTCGAATCAGTGAACGCCAGTCTGAATGTGTTGAGAGCCGCGACGATGACAAAAACGAAGACTATGAGAAAGGCCGGGAACACAAAAAGATATGGTGCCAAAGTCGTCAACACTGATTGCTGACGCTTTCTGGGAGCCGCTTTCTGAGCCCCAGCCGGGTCGGAGGACAAAGCCTTCGACCCGAATCTGGTGCTTTTGGACATGAGCTATACCGTCTCTTTACTACTTCTTGAGCTTGGAGTTGGCGAAGTCCACGGACTTGTCGAGCGCCTGCTTGGCGGTCTGCTTGCCTTGCAGAGCAAGGGCAGCCTGCTGCTGGAGATAGACCTTGCCGTTGGCATCGGTGAACTCGGCAGGACGGCAGGAATAGCCATCCTTGACTTCCTTCAACGTGATGGCCAGAGCCTTGCCCTGCAGCGTGCTGGTATCAAGCTTGGTGTAGTAAGGATCTTCAAGACCACCCTTGCTGGACGGGAACGTGCTGGACTTCTTCGCGAACTCAAGCTGGTTCTTCTTGTTGGTGACGTACTGGGCGAACTTCATGGCAGCTTCCTTGTGCTTGGTCTGGGAGCTGACGGCCAGCATCTCATAGGAGACCGTGGCGGAACGGCCTTCGTCGGTGATCTTGGGTCCGACGGCAAGATGCTTGACCAGATCCGGGGAGTTCTGCTGGAAGTCGGCCACCTGGTAGGCGCTGCCGCCCATGGCGATGATGGAGCCCTTCTGGAAGAACTCGCCCTGCTGCGACCACTGTGCGCTGAGCGCTTCGGACGGAATGCCCTTGTTCTTGTAAAGATCGACGAACTTCTGCAAATGTTCAACGGCCTTGTCGGTGTTGAAGGTGTACTTGGTGTGGTCCGCGTTCATGATCTTGACGCCGTGGGACGCATAATCGTCAACCGCACCGCCGAGCATGGTGGACATGTAGGCACCACAGCCGCTCTTGACCATGGTGTTGGCGTCGGTGAAGTAGTCGTCCCAGGTCACCGGCAGCTTGTTCGGATCGAGGCCACACTGCTGCATAAGCTGAGTATTGTAATACATAGGACCGTCATTGACATACCAAGGATAGCCGTAGGCACCTTCCTTGACACCATTGCCCTTGAAGGTGACGGCATCCCAAGCGCCGGGATAGAAGTTCTTCTGAGCGCCGGGGTCTTCCTTGCTGATATTGAGCAGGGCACCGGCCTTCGCCAGTCCGTACATCAGCGAAGGGCCTGCATCGATGATGTCCGGCAACGAATTTGCCGCGGCATCCGCGGAAAGCTTCTGCTCATAGTTGTCCGAGGGCTGGTCGATCCACTTGATCGTGACATCAGGATTGGCTTTTTCGTAAGCGGCAATCAACGACTTGAAATACGGGGTGTATTTGTCGTTTTTAAGGTTCCATGTCTGGAAAGAGACTTCGGTCTTTCCGTTCGCATCCTTGCTATTGGATTGTCCGCCACAGGCTGCAACGGAGAACAGCGTGGCTGCGGCAGCGGTGATGGCGATGGTCTTCTTCAGAGAAATCATCTGCTTTTCCTTTCTTTTCGCTCTCTCCAACTTTGGAAAGAACCAAGCGTTCAATCAATATAACTAAAACGCTTTAGTAACAATTATAATTATCAGTATCAGCATTTGTCAATTTCATCCCGGATTTGGCCGTGTCGCGTTGGAAAATCAATATTTTCACATCTAAAGCGCTTTTGTTTTCAGCGTAATCGGGACATCAATTCGGAATTTTGATGCCCCGATTTATGCCTTGACAGCCTCCGCTGATCCATCACCTGCTGATACGCAATGTAGCCTGCTCGAACGGGCGGAACGAAAGACGCGCACCTTGCGCAGGTTGGGAACCATCGATCACTTTCGGCAAATCCGCTGGCAAGGATTCGTCGTCTTCCAGTTCGCTGACTTCTCGAACATTGGACTTGGCAAGCTCATCACAGACACGCAGAGTACCTTGCGCCTGTCCCCCGGCCGGTTCGTAAAGCCTCAGGATGAGATCCTGCGAACCGTCGTCGGCCGTCTTCACCCAATCCAAAACGATATCGCCCTTGTCGGCCTTGACTGTCGCCAATGGATCGAAGGCGGGTATTGCGGCGAATGCCGGAGCATTGAGACGCGAGGCTTCGGCCAGAACACGATCGACAGAGGCATCCATCACCACCGACCACGCGAATTCGTGATGGCCCTGGTCGGTGTGGGGATCGGGATAAAGGGGCGCGGAAAGCAGGGAAAGGCGAATCATCGTGCCTGCCGACGGCGCTGTGACTCCCTCGACATCCTGTACGGTATTACAACCTATGACATTGCCGATGGGGCTTACATCCGAGCCGTAAGTCGTCGCATTGACCACAGCGGCGGCATAACCGGCCTCGGCAAGACGAACGAAACGATGGGTGCAGCTTTCGAATTTCGCCTCGTCACCACGCGAGTTTTTCTGAATCGGGCGTTCCACCATGCCGTATTGTGCCTCATACTGGGCGTTGCCCGCGTCCACAGCCAGCGGCAGATCGACCTTGAGGAAATGCTCCTGCGTATGCCAATCGACGCCGGATTCGAAATCGAGGGAACGGGAACCGGGGTGAAGAATGATTCTGGTTTCGATATCGACGCCAGCGGCGTGGGCTTTGACCGTTGCCACTGCAGCGCCGTCATTGCGCTTCTCTACATTGGCAAGCACAGAGGTATCCAAGCCGTTTGCCATGAGGAATGCGTCGCGATGAATGTCCCAGGCATCCCACTGATACGGCTCGTCGCGCAACAGTTCGTATCGCCCCAGACGGGTTCCGGTAGGCACCAACTCACGCTTTTCCTCCTCATCGAACAACGACGAAACGGTGCCGTCGGCCTCCACCTTGACCGTGAGCAAGCCGTTGGAAAGCGCTGCGGTTCCATCGTCGTTACGTTCTGCCTTCATCTCGCTGTGCAGTTGAACATCCGGCACGGTAAGCGGCGCATCCGAATCGAACCGCGAAACAGTAAGCCCTTTACGGTCAAGCCAGACATTTTCGGCAACCGCAGCAGGGCGAGCCGGCTGCACCTGCCAAGACGTATCAGAGGCATCATCCACTGTCTTATTGTCATTGCCGACAACAGAAGTCCTCATGGAATCATCAAAGCCATCGGAACTGGTAGCCACCGGCAACACCACCGCATCGCGTACTACCGGCGATTGCGGGCATGCCTTGTGAATGGCTACCGCGGCTTGGTCGGCGATGCTATAGAGCGCACGGATATCGCGTTGGTATTCCTCGCGGGCCTCACGTTCCGCCCAAGCAAGCGCAGAACCAGGCAGAATGTCGTGGAACTGGTTCAAGAGCAGCGTCTTCCAGATGGTCTCGAGCTGTTCACGCGGATAGACATAGCCTGGGTTCTTCAGGCTCGCCGCAGCGCACAGGTATTCGGCCACACGCAGCATCGATTCCTCCTGCCTGCAGCCGCGCTTCATATCCTGCTGGGCGGTCAGTGTGGCGCGGTGCAGCTCCAGATAAAGCTCACCGCGATAGATCGGTGTCTCACCCCGGGCGTTGTCGACGATATCGTGGCGCACCTTGCCGTACAAGTCATCCGGAGTGCCAAAATCGATCTGCGGCACGCCTTCGAGATCGCGCATACGCCGGATACGGCTGTTCATCTCGCGGGTGGGGCCACCGCCGCCGTCGCCGAAACCGTAGAGCATGATGGCGTGGTCGGAAAGGTCCTTGTCGAGATAGTTCTTCTGCGAATAGATGACATCCTTGACCTCGACCGGCGAATCGTAGGTGTCTGAGGGCGGGAAATGCGTAAGAATTCCCGTGCCGTCGATGCCCTGCCAGATGAAGGAATGATGGGGAAATTTCGTGGTGTCGTTCCACGAGATCTTCTGGGTCAGGAACCATTCAAAACCGGCTCGGCGCGCGATCTGCGGCCAGGAACCGGTGTAGCCGAAGCTGTCGGGCAGCCATACACCATCGGCCTTGGCCCCAAGATGGTCCTTGAAATAACGTTGGCCGAAGGTGATCTGGCGGATCAGTGATTCTCCGGCGGGCACCATGCCGTCGGATTCGACCCACATGCCGCCGACCGGAATGAACCGGCCTTCTGCAATGCGTGACTGCATGCGTTTGAAGAGGTCAGGATGCTCGTCCTCAAGCCACGCGTATTGCTGCGCCGAACTCATCGCATAGATGAAATCGGGATCCTCGTCCATCATCGCCAGCACGTTGGAGACCGTGCGGGCCACCTTGCGCTTGGTCTCACGCACCGGCCAGAGCCAGGCGGAATCGATGTGGGCATGGGCGACGGCGGTGTGCTTGACGCTGGAAGGCGTGGCGTGCTTGGAAAGAACTGTTCCCAATTCGGCACGTGCGGGGGCCACGGTGCCTTCTATGTCACGTTCGTCGTAGACATTGAGCGAGCGCTGAAGTGCCTTGGAAAGCTGCCAGTAGCGCGGGTCATCATCGCTCAGCTCACGAATCAGCGACGAGACGACTTCAAGATCCATATGGTAGGCATATAGGTCTGCGTTGAGCACACAGACATCCATACGACGTAGGGTATACGGTTCGTCAGGCTTGCCGGTCGGCCCCTCACCAAGCGACGTAGGCGAATAGGGCGTCGGTCCTTCCACAAACGGATTCGCCGCGGCCTCGATATAAACGACAAAATCACCATTCCCATCGATATCGACATGCCGCGTACCGTCGGCATCGACCAACGGAACCCAGCTGTTGCGCGGGTTGACGGCCTTGATGGCCCTGCCGTCGGCGGTATAGGCAAGACCTTCGGATTGGAAGCCTGGCCCGCGATTGCTGAGCCATCCCAAATCGGCGACCAACTCGACTTTCCGGCCTTGAACGGCGGCGAGATCGATATGCCCTTTCACCTCGAACCACGTCGTTCCCCACGTCGTCCCCCAAAGCCCCGGAACCGCAAAAGGCTCGAAATCAACTTCACCGTTGCGGGCACGGTCGAGAAATTGCCGGTACGGCTCGGGCTCGCCGGGATTGGCGGCACTTCGCAATGTGCAATGACAAAGAACGGAATGAATATGGGGGTCAAGACGCTGCTGGAGCACACGGTCGCAGCGAGAAAGCTCCTGGTCGGGAACAAGGAACATGGATGGTCCTTTCTTGGATTTGTATGGCATCAACTATGAAAAGGAGATGCCGGTTTGAAGAATGAGATGGAAAATTACGAATCTGTCAAGTTAATCTTGAGGAAATGATCGATTATCCTTGTCTACGGAAACGCAACGTCGCCATCTCGAAGGGGTTGAGACTGATCGCCGCACCCTGCGCAGGATGCTCGCCGGAAAGGCACACCGACAAATCGTCAGCAACGTCGTTGGTTTCAAGGACGTCGGTTTCACATACCGTCGCATCTGCCAAGGGTGCCGCGACATGAAGCGTTGCACTAGCGGACGCGCCGGAAGCCTCATAAAGCCTGACAATCAGGTCACCGGAACCGTCATCGGCCAGCTTGACCCAATCGATGACCGGGGTGCCTTTGACATTACCAAGACTGACCAGCGGATCAATGGCAGGCATATTCTGCAATTTCGGCGCATTGATTGAGGCCGCAACTTCCAGCGTCCGAGCCATAGTGGCGTCGGCAAGAACGGCCCAATCGAATTCGTGCTTCCCCATATCCTCATGAGGATCGGGGAATACCGGGGATTCCAAGAGTGAAAGCCTCAGCATGGTGCCACTTGCCGTGTTTTGCGCAGGGTTTCCGTGAATTGGTGAGGCATCGCACCCGTAAGTGGAAGCGTTGACAACGGCGACACCGTAATCACCTTCGTGCAGACGCACGTAACGGTGGGTGCAGCTTTCGTATTTGGCCTCGTCACTGGCATCGTTCTTGATCACCGGACGTTCGACCCAGCCATACTGGCATTCATACTGGGCGTTGGGCACGGCAAGAGCCACCGGCATATCGACTTTGAGGAATCGTTCACGCTCATGCCAATCGACGTTGGCGTGAAAGTCGAGTCGAGCGGCACGCGGCTTCAAGACGATATCTGTGTCAATGACACTATGTGAAAACTCAAGCCTTACCTGTACCTTGACTGCGCCGTGACCATCAACCATCACATTTGTAATACTTCCGCCTTCAATGCGATTGGCACAGAGCAGTGCGTCGCGCTCAATCTCCCAGGCGTCATAGACGGAAGGCTCGTCCTTCAACAGCTCATAGGCCCCCATGCTGGTACCACGAGGCACCAATTCACGTTTGGACTTTATATCAATCAGAGAAGACACCGATCCATCGGGTTCGACACGAACCTTCAACAGACCATTGTCCAAAACGACACTGCCATCTTCCTTTTGCTGCAACGTAACCGGCTGTATGCCCTCACGGCCGGCCTGCTCGTCGTCATCGATTGAAGGACGAACCTGCCATGAACTCCCGTC from Bifidobacterium sp. ESL0728 encodes:
- a CDS encoding alpha-mannosidase, giving the protein MFLVPDQELSRCDRVLQQRLDPHIHSVLCHCTLRSAANPGEPEPYRQFLDRARNGEVDFEPFAVPGLWGTTWGTTWFEVKGHIDLAAVQGRKVELVADLGWLSNRGPGFQSEGLAYTADGRAIKAVNPRNSWVPLVDADGTRHVDIDGNGDFVVYIEAAANPFVEGPTPYSPTSLGEGPTGKPDEPYTLRRMDVCVLNADLYAYHMDLEVVSSLIRELSDDDPRYWQLSKALQRSLNVYDERDIEGTVAPARAELGTVLSKHATPSSVKHTAVAHAHIDSAWLWPVRETKRKVARTVSNVLAMMDEDPDFIYAMSSAQQYAWLEDEHPDLFKRMQSRIAEGRFIPVGGMWVESDGMVPAGESLIRQITFGQRYFKDHLGAKADGVWLPDSFGYTGSWPQIARRAGFEWFLTQKISWNDTTKFPHHSFIWQGIDGTGILTHFPPSDTYDSPVEVKDVIYSQKNYLDKDLSDHAIMLYGFGDGGGGPTREMNSRIRRMRDLEGVPQIDFGTPDDLYGKVRHDIVDNARGETPIYRGELYLELHRATLTAQQDMKRGCRQEESMLRVAEYLCAAASLKNPGYVYPREQLETIWKTLLLNQFHDILPGSALAWAEREAREEYQRDIRALYSIADQAAVAIHKACPQSPVVRDAVVLPVATSSDGFDDSMRTSVVGNDNKTVDDASDTSWQVQPARPAAVAENVWLDRKGLTVSRFDSDAPLTVPDVQLHSEMKAERNDDGTAALSNGLLTVKVEADGTVSSLFDEEEKRELVPTGTRLGRYELLRDEPYQWDAWDIHRDAFLMANGLDTSVLANVEKRNDGAAVATVKAHAAGVDIETRIILHPGSRSLDFESGVDWHTQEHFLKVDLPLAVDAGNAQYEAQYGMVERPIQKNSRGDEAKFESCTHRFVRLAEAGYAAAVVNATTYGSDVSPIGNVIGCNTVQDVEGVTAPSAGTMIRLSLLSAPLYPDPHTDQGHHEFAWSVVMDASVDRVLAEASRLNAPAFAAIPAFDPLATVKADKGDIVLDWVKTADDGSQDLILRLYEPAGGQAQGTLRVCDELAKSNVREVSELEDDESLPADLPKVIDGSQPAQGARLSFRPFEQATLRISR